A single window of Fischerella sp. PCC 9605 DNA harbors:
- a CDS encoding L,D-transpeptidase, whose amino-acid sequence MTSLSRYGWMRRSGTIYASVALILTALFSWSLPVVAVSSSFGKNSTTVSNLKQQEQTRWIEIDLSEQRLNAWEGKQLIYSYRISTGKASTPTPTGKFLIASKYRYNRMRGRDYDIPDVPYAMYFYKGYAIHGAYWHNKFGTPVSHGCVNLPVKDAGKLYKWANIGTLVVVHK is encoded by the coding sequence ATGACATCCTTGAGTCGCTATGGTTGGATGCGTCGCTCAGGAACTATCTATGCAAGTGTAGCACTTATACTTACAGCTTTATTCTCTTGGTCGCTGCCTGTTGTGGCTGTATCCAGTTCTTTCGGTAAAAACAGCACCACTGTATCTAACCTCAAGCAACAAGAACAAACTCGGTGGATTGAAATTGACTTGTCTGAACAACGGTTAAATGCGTGGGAAGGTAAACAACTTATTTACTCATACCGAATTTCTACAGGCAAAGCATCCACCCCCACACCCACAGGTAAGTTTTTGATTGCTTCTAAGTATCGCTATAACCGGATGCGGGGTAGGGACTACGACATTCCTGATGTTCCTTACGCTATGTATTTTTACAAAGGCTATGCCATTCACGGTGCTTACTGGCATAACAAATTTGGTACGCCAGTCAGCCACGGTTGCGTGAATTTACCAGTTAAGGATGCTGGCAAGTTGTATAAATGGGCAAATATAGGGACATTAGTAGTAGTACATAAGTAG
- a CDS encoding Lrp/AsnC family transcriptional regulator, whose translation MLNEYAWRDKLPKNQTTKGKNSEPLKQLDEKDRLVLRLLQENSRITHAELARQVNLTAPGLQKRLKKLEENGFIDRYVTLVNREALGLDLLCFTQVTLAHHQPECVGHFCELVKELPEVLECHHLTGEFDYLLKVVVTNHQHLEKLLSEKITQIPGVHKVRTSIVLNEIKASTSLPLGEV comes from the coding sequence ATGCTGAACGAGTACGCCTGGAGAGATAAGTTGCCCAAAAATCAAACCACTAAGGGTAAGAACTCGGAGCCGCTCAAACAACTAGATGAAAAAGACCGACTGGTATTACGTCTTTTGCAAGAGAACAGCCGCATTACTCACGCTGAATTGGCACGCCAAGTTAACCTCACAGCGCCTGGGCTGCAAAAAAGATTGAAAAAGCTGGAAGAAAATGGCTTTATTGACCGTTACGTGACTTTGGTGAATCGTGAGGCACTAGGCTTAGACTTGCTGTGCTTTACACAAGTTACTCTTGCTCACCATCAACCTGAGTGTGTCGGACACTTCTGCGAACTGGTAAAGGAGTTACCGGAAGTTCTGGAATGCCACCATCTCACTGGCGAATTTGATTACCTGTTGAAAGTTGTCGTCACTAACCATCAGCATTTGGAAAAATTACTGAGTGAGAAAATTACGCAAATTCCAGGTGTCCATAAGGTACGTACCAGTATTGTTTTGAATGAAATCAAAGCTTCAACCTCACTACCATTAGGTGAAGTTTAG
- a CDS encoding winged helix-turn-helix transcriptional regulator, translated as MPQISNADFQNHIPGVSKKMLTQTLRRLESAGVVERTVYPVVPPKVEYSLTAFGEKLIEPIAALADWAWQHQEELRLVYERQQMR; from the coding sequence ATACCTCAAATCAGCAACGCCGATTTTCAAAATCATATTCCTGGAGTGTCGAAAAAAATGCTGACACAAACCCTGAGAAGGTTGGAGTCAGCTGGTGTTGTGGAACGAACTGTGTATCCGGTTGTGCCGCCAAAGGTGGAATATAGCCTTACTGCCTTTGGTGAAAAGCTGATTGAACCCATCGCAGCTTTGGCAGATTGGGCTTGGCAGCACCAAGAAGAATTGAGACTTGTTTACGAACGTCAGCAGATGCGATAA
- a CDS encoding pentapeptide repeat-containing protein encodes MDADDLLKHYAAGNRQFLQVRLRQANLSETCLARINLGQANLSGTNLSGACLRGANLSEATLEEAILWRTDLREALLIWACLSRACLIRATLRKVDLHKAVLTRADLRLADLRYADLGDANLEGADLRYADLTGANLAGANLSKVNLTGTNLSKADLYNVNMTKAILSRTDLRHTDLSYVNLDGVNMCNVNLNGASLPESFLNMAG; translated from the coding sequence ATGGATGCTGATGACCTTCTCAAACACTATGCTGCGGGCAATAGGCAATTTTTACAGGTGAGATTGCGACAGGCTAATTTGAGCGAAACATGTTTAGCAAGAATTAACCTGGGTCAAGCAAATCTGAGTGGGACAAACCTATCAGGAGCTTGTTTGCGAGGAGCAAATTTAAGTGAAGCGACTCTAGAAGAAGCAATCCTGTGGAGAACCGATCTTAGGGAAGCCTTATTGATTTGGGCTTGTTTAAGCAGAGCGTGTTTAATTCGGGCAACTCTGAGGAAAGTGGATTTGCACAAGGCTGTCCTGACTAGGGCAGACCTGCGGTTAGCCGATTTGCGTTACGCAGATCTGGGCGATGCAAATTTGGAGGGTGCGGATTTGCGCTATGCTGACCTCACTGGTGCTAACTTGGCGGGTGCTAATCTGAGCAAGGTCAACTTAACAGGTACAAATCTGAGTAAGGCAGACCTGTACAACGTCAACATGACTAAAGCCATTTTGTCAAGAACCGATCTGCGCCATACAGACCTCAGCTACGTTAACCTGGATGGGGTTAATATGTGTAATGTCAATTTAAACGGCGCTTCTTTACCTGAATCATTCCTGAATATGGCAGGTTGA
- a CDS encoding glucose 1-dehydrogenase, which translates to MKSLENKVALVTGGTSGIGRTSAIAFARAGAKVVVVGRREEEGNETVRLIGEAGSDGLFVKADVSKEADVEATVAATINKFGSLDIAFNNAGMLGQNALLAAQTEQAYDRVFGVNVKGVFLCMKYEITQMLAQGNGGVIVNTSSINAFRPLAPGLSIYDASKTAVVMLTKAAALEYASQKIRVNAIAPGPIETEMLNEATGGNSKAFEGFVPAGRLGKPDDIANAVLWLCSDAADFVTGHTLAVDGGILAA; encoded by the coding sequence ATGAAATCATTAGAAAACAAAGTTGCGCTGGTTACAGGTGGCACTTCTGGTATTGGACGCACTAGTGCGATCGCGTTTGCTCGTGCTGGTGCCAAAGTTGTTGTAGTCGGACGGCGTGAAGAAGAAGGAAATGAAACTGTCCGCTTGATTGGTGAGGCAGGTAGCGACGGTTTGTTTGTCAAAGCCGATGTCTCTAAAGAAGCAGATGTAGAAGCAACCGTCGCAGCAACTATAAACAAATTTGGCAGCCTCGACATCGCATTTAATAATGCGGGTATGCTGGGTCAAAATGCCTTACTGGCAGCTCAGACAGAGCAAGCTTACGACCGGGTCTTCGGAGTTAATGTCAAGGGGGTTTTTCTATGTATGAAGTACGAAATTACCCAGATGTTGGCTCAGGGCAATGGTGGAGTTATCGTTAATACATCTTCCATCAATGCTTTTCGTCCCTTGGCACCTGGCTTATCGATTTACGACGCCTCTAAAACTGCTGTAGTTATGTTGACAAAAGCAGCAGCACTGGAATACGCATCCCAAAAAATCCGAGTTAATGCGATCGCACCAGGCCCAATTGAAACTGAAATGCTGAACGAGGCGACTGGCGGCAATTCTAAAGCTTTCGAGGGCTTTGTTCCTGCCGGACGTTTGGGCAAACCCGATGACATTGCTAATGCTGTTCTCTGGCTGTGTTCTGATGCTGCCGATTTTGTCACCGGACACACCCTTGCTGTTGATGGAGGGATACTAGCAGCGTAA
- a CDS encoding dienelactone hydrolase family protein, with product MQIEQTEVMIPTPDGQMPAFLCTPAEDAQKPAIILLMEAFGLTPHIRDVAARIAKEGYVVLAPDLYYRELPNNKFGYDEVEQAMAMMYRLDLKSVEEDIRAALAYVKSRSDVSPSKVGVTGFCLGGGLTFLTACKLSDEIAAAAPFYGMVYDEWIDAVDNITVPVYLFFGGVDPFIPLERVRQIESRFKELGKEYTLKVYSDADHGFFCHERSSYNRLAAEDSWRELTRFFHKHLQGSR from the coding sequence GTGCAAATCGAACAGACAGAGGTGATGATTCCGACACCCGACGGACAGATGCCCGCTTTCTTATGTACACCTGCTGAGGATGCCCAGAAGCCAGCTATCATCCTTCTGATGGAGGCCTTTGGCTTAACGCCGCACATTCGAGACGTAGCAGCCCGGATTGCCAAGGAAGGTTATGTGGTTCTCGCGCCGGATCTATATTATCGGGAGTTGCCAAACAACAAGTTCGGATACGATGAGGTTGAGCAAGCGATGGCGATGATGTACCGCCTCGATCTCAAGTCTGTGGAGGAGGATATTCGGGCGGCGTTGGCTTATGTTAAATCGCGATCGGACGTGTCCCCAAGTAAAGTTGGCGTTACTGGTTTCTGCCTGGGCGGCGGACTGACCTTTCTCACTGCTTGCAAGTTGTCGGACGAGATCGCGGCAGCTGCTCCCTTCTACGGTATGGTTTACGATGAGTGGATCGACGCGGTGGATAACATCACGGTGCCTGTATACTTATTCTTCGGCGGTGTCGATCCATTCATTCCTCTCGAACGAGTCAGACAAATTGAGTCCCGGTTCAAGGAACTTGGCAAAGAGTACACGTTGAAGGTTTATTCTGATGCTGACCACGGTTTTTTCTGTCACGAACGTTCTTCCTACAACCGCTTGGCGGCCGAAGATTCTTGGCGCGAACTCACACGCTTCTTCCATAAACATCTGCAAGGGTCTAGGTAA
- a CDS encoding homogentisate 1,2-dioxygenase → MTYYYKLGNIPHKRHTQFRQPNGSLYHEELMGIRGFSGIQSLLYHLRPPTQIHKILLERTVEIAYEEPGPLRHRHLRTATVEPGGDAIQARIPLLTNADVCISVARPTESMSYWYRFAHGDEVIFIHDGTGVLESQYGILRYRVGDYLVIPTGVMWRIIPDANTEQRMLVIEANGHIEPPARYLNRYGQFLEHAPYNERDIRPPDELVTYDETGEFEVRVKARDRITSYLYHHHPLDVVGWDGHLYPFAFNIEDFEPITGRIHQPPPVHQTFEAPGFVLCSFVPRLFDYHPQAIPAPYNHSNVDSDEVIYYAAGNFMSRKGIEQASITIHSSGIPHGPHPGMYEGSIGKERTDELAVMIDTFRPLRLTKHAVQLEDKDYAYSWIGNR, encoded by the coding sequence ATGACTTATTACTATAAGTTGGGAAATATTCCACACAAGCGGCACACCCAGTTTCGTCAACCGAATGGTTCTTTGTATCACGAAGAATTGATGGGGATACGTGGTTTTTCAGGTATTCAATCTCTGCTTTACCATTTGCGTCCACCCACCCAAATACACAAAATTTTGCTAGAGAGAACGGTAGAGATTGCCTATGAAGAACCAGGCCCCTTGCGTCATCGCCATCTACGTACAGCAACTGTAGAACCAGGAGGAGATGCTATCCAAGCGCGTATCCCACTTTTGACGAATGCAGATGTTTGTATTTCAGTTGCTCGACCAACTGAATCGATGTCGTATTGGTATCGGTTTGCTCACGGTGATGAGGTGATTTTCATCCATGACGGCACTGGTGTATTAGAGAGCCAGTACGGTATTCTTCGCTATCGTGTGGGCGATTATTTAGTAATTCCCACAGGAGTCATGTGGCGTATAATACCTGATGCAAACACAGAGCAACGAATGTTGGTAATTGAAGCAAACGGACACATAGAGCCACCAGCACGTTACCTCAATCGTTACGGGCAATTTCTCGAACACGCCCCTTACAACGAACGCGACATTCGCCCACCGGATGAGCTTGTTACCTATGATGAAACAGGAGAGTTCGAGGTACGAGTCAAAGCTAGGGACAGAATTACCAGTTACCTCTATCACCATCATCCCTTAGATGTCGTCGGTTGGGATGGACATCTCTATCCCTTTGCCTTTAACATTGAGGACTTTGAACCTATTACAGGTCGGATTCACCAACCCCCTCCGGTACATCAAACCTTTGAGGCTCCGGGCTTTGTTTTGTGTTCTTTTGTACCGCGCCTTTTTGATTATCATCCCCAAGCAATCCCTGCTCCCTATAACCATTCCAACGTCGATTCGGATGAGGTTATCTATTACGCTGCGGGGAATTTCATGTCCCGCAAAGGAATAGAACAGGCATCAATTACCATTCATTCCAGTGGTATTCCCCACGGGCCCCACCCAGGCATGTATGAGGGGTCAATTGGCAAGGAACGGACTGATGAACTAGCTGTGATGATTGATACCTTTCGTCCTCTGCGACTCACAAAGCACGCCGTACAGTTAGAAGACAAAGACTACGCTTACAGTTGGATTGGTAATAGGTAA
- the fahA gene encoding fumarylacetoacetase: MSRPIDITHNPNLRSWVESANQPDTDFPIQNLPFGVFRFPSSGETSRIGVAIGDQILDLFLCCKAGLLQELPEKLQAVCVTSNLNLLMAMGSEAALILRRHLSKLLQWDERSPSAQAMIVPMSDVELLLPADIGDYTDFYAAIFHATNVGKLFRPDNPLLPNYKYVPIAYHGRASSIVLSDTAIQRPKGQIKKPEAPTPSFEPTQMLDYELEVGFFIGAGNELGQPVPIDNAEEHIFGLCLVNDWSARDIQAWEYQPLGPFLAKSFATTISPWVVTLEALAPFRSPAFERAEGDPLPLSYLSSWVNTESGSIDITVEVLVRSAQMRAAGMEPLRLSRGSFQQMYWTVAQMLTHHTSNGCNLRPGDLLASGTISGAEKGSQGCLLEITQRGVQPVELPTGEVRSFLCDGDEVIMRGYCEKEGYARIGFGECRGIVLASQL, translated from the coding sequence ATGAGCCGTCCTATTGATATCACTCACAACCCAAATTTGCGTAGTTGGGTGGAATCTGCCAATCAGCCAGATACTGATTTCCCGATTCAGAACCTGCCCTTTGGTGTATTTCGATTTCCAAGTAGCGGCGAAACCTCACGCATCGGTGTTGCTATTGGCGATCAAATATTAGATTTGTTCCTTTGTTGTAAAGCTGGACTGCTGCAAGAACTCCCGGAAAAGCTGCAAGCAGTCTGTGTAACATCTAACTTAAATCTACTAATGGCGATGGGGAGTGAGGCTGCATTAATTTTGCGCCGCCACTTGAGCAAACTACTGCAATGGGACGAGCGATCGCCTTCAGCACAAGCAATGATCGTTCCGATGTCTGATGTTGAGCTTTTATTACCTGCCGACATTGGCGATTACACTGATTTTTACGCTGCAATTTTTCATGCTACTAATGTGGGGAAGTTGTTTCGTCCCGATAATCCTCTCCTCCCCAACTACAAATACGTTCCGATTGCCTACCACGGACGCGCTTCTTCAATTGTGCTTAGTGATACCGCCATCCAGCGCCCCAAGGGGCAGATCAAAAAACCGGAAGCGCCAACCCCCAGTTTTGAACCAACTCAGATGTTGGACTACGAATTGGAAGTTGGATTCTTTATTGGTGCTGGAAATGAGTTAGGACAACCTGTTCCTATAGATAATGCTGAAGAACACATCTTTGGGTTGTGTTTGGTGAATGACTGGTCGGCGCGAGATATCCAAGCTTGGGAATATCAGCCTCTTGGCCCGTTTTTAGCCAAAAGCTTTGCTACTACTATCTCGCCTTGGGTGGTAACTCTGGAAGCTCTAGCACCCTTCCGCAGTCCGGCTTTTGAGCGTGCCGAGGGCGACCCCTTACCGCTATCCTATCTCTCTTCTTGGGTAAATACTGAATCTGGTAGTATTGATATTACAGTGGAAGTCCTGGTGCGTTCGGCCCAAATGCGTGCGGCGGGGATGGAACCTTTGCGCTTAAGCCGTGGTTCTTTTCAGCAGATGTATTGGACAGTGGCGCAAATGCTTACCCACCATACCAGTAATGGTTGTAACCTCCGTCCTGGCGATTTGCTGGCTAGCGGAACAATCTCTGGTGCAGAGAAAGGCTCGCAAGGGTGTTTGCTAGAAATTACTCAGCGTGGTGTTCAGCCAGTCGAACTGCCAACTGGTGAAGTGCGGTCTTTTCTTTGCGATGGCGATGAAGTCATCATGCGCGGTTACTGTGAGAAAGAAGGCTATGCCAGGATCGGTTTTGGAGAGTGTCGAGGCATTGTCTTAGCTTCTCAATTGTAA
- the hppD gene encoding 4-hydroxyphenylpyruvate dioxygenase: MNDFCPIKRFDHLEFYVGNARQAALFYSKFFGFTNTAYRGLETGSREVASYVMQQGDICFVLSTALFPEHPISESVFKHGDAVAVIALEVPDAVSAYKETTKRGALGAIEPTEEEDGYGVLRYAAIHGYGDTLIKFVERNDYSGVFAPHFVTRQQADSSNFARLHSIDHIVGNVEFGAMDRWVQFFAETMGFSLLVHFDDRAISTEYSALMSKVMQDGTGKIKLPINEPAKGRRKSQIEEYLQYNNGPGVQHIACATNNIIETVSKLKKAGVEFLHVPTTYYENLEERVGKIDEPIEQLQELGILVDRDEDGYLLQIFTQPVQDRPTLFFEVIERHGAQGFGEGNFKSLFEAIEREQALRGNL, encoded by the coding sequence ATGAATGATTTTTGCCCCATAAAGCGTTTCGATCACCTTGAGTTCTATGTAGGGAATGCAAGACAGGCTGCACTGTTCTATTCCAAGTTTTTCGGATTCACCAATACTGCATATCGGGGTTTGGAAACTGGTAGCCGAGAAGTAGCATCCTATGTAATGCAGCAGGGGGATATCTGCTTTGTTTTGAGTACAGCGCTCTTTCCCGAACATCCCATCTCCGAAAGTGTGTTTAAGCATGGTGATGCAGTTGCCGTCATCGCCTTAGAAGTACCGGATGCTGTCAGTGCCTATAAGGAGACAACTAAACGAGGTGCCCTAGGAGCTATAGAACCGACAGAAGAAGAGGACGGATACGGAGTGTTGCGCTACGCTGCTATCCACGGCTACGGCGACACGTTAATTAAATTTGTAGAACGAAACGATTACTCTGGGGTATTTGCCCCTCACTTTGTGACTCGACAGCAGGCTGACAGCAGCAATTTTGCAAGGCTTCATAGCATTGACCATATTGTCGGTAACGTCGAATTTGGCGCAATGGACAGATGGGTGCAATTTTTCGCTGAGACGATGGGTTTTAGCCTGTTAGTGCATTTTGACGATCGTGCAATTTCCACAGAATACTCAGCATTAATGTCCAAGGTAATGCAGGACGGCACGGGCAAGATTAAATTGCCAATAAACGAGCCAGCTAAAGGTAGACGCAAGTCACAAATTGAAGAGTACTTGCAATATAACAACGGGCCTGGAGTGCAACACATTGCTTGCGCTACCAATAATATTATTGAGACGGTTTCTAAGCTGAAGAAAGCCGGAGTCGAATTTCTGCACGTACCAACAACATATTACGAAAACTTAGAAGAACGAGTGGGGAAAATCGATGAGCCTATCGAACAGCTACAAGAACTGGGCATCCTGGTAGATAGAGATGAAGACGGGTATTTGCTCCAAATTTTCACTCAGCCTGTGCAAGACCGACCAACGCTTTTCTTTGAAGTGATTGAGCGACATGGGGCACAAGGCTTTGGTGAAGGTAACTTCAAATCTTTGTTTGAGGCGATCGAGCGTGAACAAGCACTGCGGGGCAATTTATGA
- a CDS encoding AMP-binding protein: protein MAKQLSFEPVWFPSNEQIQATNIAALMKELKLDSYPELHAWSAQHRAEFWEMMIQRLGIYFREKYTQIVDLTDGVESPQWLVNARFNIAESCFLAPADAPAIIFQAEGGSISTLTYSELHALTNRVANGLVDAGFQTGDAIAIAMPMIAESVAIYLGIIKAGCVVVSIADSFSAAEIAKRLHLSKAKAIFTQDYILRGGKQLPLYTKVVDANAPTSIVLGSSVELRPGDLTWEEFLSSNDEFNAIPAHPDAYTNILFSSGTTGEPKAIPWTHTTPIKCATDGHLHHDIHPGDVVAWHTNLGWMMGPWLIYASLINRATIALYCGTPTDRGYGQFIQDAGINILGVVPSLVNTWKTTACMQGLDWSAIKAFSSTGECSKPEDMLYLMSLAGYKPVIEYCGGTEIGGGYITGTLVQPCAPSTFTTPALGLDIVILDADGHPADKGEVFIIPPSIGLSTELLNKNHHQVYFANTPPLPDAPWRVSTSLPISPSPHPPLLPSSISLRRHGDQMERLPNGYYRACGRVDDTMNLAGIKVSSAEIEQVLDEEEGICETAAIAVSSPNGGPSQLVIYAVVTPDVQDNKATLMTTLQAAINQRLNPLFKIRDIVIVDALPRTASNKVMRRVLRDRYRDILAQPARLSKS from the coding sequence ATGGCAAAGCAACTATCATTTGAACCCGTTTGGTTTCCCTCTAATGAGCAAATTCAGGCGACCAATATCGCTGCGTTGATGAAGGAACTAAAATTGGATTCCTACCCAGAACTACACGCCTGGTCAGCACAGCATCGTGCTGAGTTTTGGGAGATGATGATTCAACGTTTGGGTATTTACTTCCGGGAGAAATACACTCAAATTGTTGACCTTACAGACGGTGTAGAATCTCCGCAATGGTTGGTGAATGCTCGATTTAACATTGCTGAGAGTTGTTTTCTGGCACCAGCAGACGCCCCCGCCATTATCTTCCAAGCAGAAGGGGGTTCAATTTCAACCCTTACTTATAGTGAACTCCACGCCCTAACTAACCGAGTCGCGAATGGACTTGTGGATGCTGGCTTTCAAACAGGCGATGCCATTGCTATTGCCATGCCCATGATTGCCGAATCTGTGGCAATTTACTTGGGAATTATCAAGGCTGGCTGCGTGGTAGTCTCCATTGCTGACAGTTTTTCTGCTGCTGAAATTGCTAAGCGGCTGCACTTGTCTAAAGCTAAAGCAATTTTTACCCAAGACTATATTTTACGCGGTGGTAAGCAGTTGCCCCTCTACACCAAAGTAGTTGATGCCAATGCACCCACATCCATTGTCCTGGGGTCGTCTGTAGAACTGCGTCCTGGTGATTTGACTTGGGAGGAGTTTCTCAGTAGCAACGACGAATTCAATGCCATTCCAGCCCATCCCGACGCTTACACTAACATCTTATTCTCCTCTGGCACCACCGGAGAACCTAAAGCTATTCCCTGGACACACACTACACCAATCAAATGTGCTACTGATGGGCATTTGCATCACGACATCCATCCAGGCGACGTAGTCGCATGGCACACCAACCTAGGATGGATGATGGGGCCGTGGCTGATTTATGCCAGTCTCATCAATAGGGCGACTATAGCCCTTTACTGTGGGACACCTACAGACCGAGGATATGGACAGTTTATACAGGATGCAGGCATAAATATACTTGGTGTAGTACCTAGTCTGGTTAATACTTGGAAAACAACTGCTTGTATGCAAGGGCTAGATTGGAGCGCTATTAAAGCGTTTAGCTCGACTGGTGAGTGTTCTAAGCCAGAGGATATGCTCTATCTAATGTCCTTAGCTGGATATAAACCAGTTATTGAATATTGCGGCGGTACAGAAATTGGTGGAGGCTATATCACTGGTACTTTGGTACAGCCTTGTGCCCCCTCGACTTTTACCACGCCCGCCTTGGGTCTGGACATTGTTATTCTCGACGCAGACGGTCATCCGGCAGACAAAGGCGAAGTATTTATTATCCCTCCATCGATTGGACTCTCCACTGAGTTGTTAAACAAAAACCATCACCAAGTCTACTTTGCCAATACCCCCCCACTTCCAGACGCGCCATGGCGCGTCTCTACATCTCTGCCCATCTCCCCATCCCCCCATCCCCCACTCCTCCCATCCTCCATTTCCCTGCGCCGCCATGGCGACCAGATGGAGCGGTTGCCCAACGGCTACTACCGCGCTTGTGGTCGCGTTGACGACACCATGAATCTAGCAGGTATCAAAGTTAGCTCGGCTGAGATTGAACAAGTCCTTGATGAGGAGGAGGGAATATGTGAAACTGCTGCTATTGCTGTTTCTTCTCCAAACGGGGGGCCGAGCCAATTAGTCATTTATGCAGTGGTAACACCGGATGTTCAAGACAATAAAGCCACACTTATGACAACCTTACAAGCAGCAATTAACCAGCGTCTCAATCCCCTATTCAAAATTCGCGACATTGTCATAGTTGATGCTTTACCTCGCACTGCTTCTAACAAAGTTATGCGTCGTGTATTGCGCGATCGCTATCGGGATATCTTAGCTCAACCTGCGAGGTTGTCTAAATCCTAG
- a CDS encoding TspO/MBR family protein, protein MKARWIITAVSAALFFGGSLFTSLRDPWFQGLQRPNWLTFEFLIPFIWIFIWICTTISAILVWEKSSKQSRPWLLMGMYAAIAILTSAYSPIVVELRSLFGGMIVGGLATLMVYILAFLVKPISRTASWLFLPYAIWGIIGTYLTWVLIQLNSGVGR, encoded by the coding sequence GTGAAAGCTAGATGGATTATCACCGCAGTTTCAGCTGCACTGTTTTTTGGCGGTAGCCTGTTTACATCTTTGCGCGATCCCTGGTTTCAGGGGTTACAACGTCCCAATTGGTTAACGTTTGAGTTCCTCATCCCCTTTATCTGGATCTTTATTTGGATTTGCACCACAATCTCTGCAATTTTGGTGTGGGAGAAAAGCTCAAAACAATCTCGTCCTTGGTTGTTGATGGGAATGTATGCAGCGATCGCCATTCTTACCTCAGCTTACAGTCCGATTGTGGTAGAACTCCGCAGTCTCTTCGGTGGAATGATTGTTGGTGGCTTGGCTACTCTTATGGTTTACATTCTGGCATTTTTGGTGAAGCCAATTTCTCGAACTGCATCTTGGTTATTTTTGCCTTATGCTATTTGGGGTATTATCGGTACTTATTTGACTTGGGTTTTGATTCAGCTTAATTCTGGTGTAGGTAGGTAA